In a genomic window of Cytobacillus sp. FSL H8-0458:
- the glyS gene encoding glycine--tRNA ligase subunit beta: MNKKDLLLEIGLEEMPARFVTNSMNQLSDKVKSWLLEKKISFGEISAFSSPRRLAVLVTGVDTAQEDINEEAKGPAKKIALTEDGEWSKAAVGFSRGQGASVEDIFFKEINGIEYAHVSKFIKGQETAALLPELQQIVTSLSFPKNMRWANQELRFIRPIKWLMALFGNEIIPFSITNVQTSNLTRGHRFLGKEIEINNPSDYEKALLAQYVITNPQERKSAILSQLEKIEEEHGWVIPVDEELLEEVNNLVEYPTALYGTFEEEYLELPEEVLITSMKEHQRYFPVKSKDGTLLPYFVTVRNGSHEHLEKVAKGNEKVLRARLSDAAFFYREDQKTDIAASIEKLKNIVYHEEIGTLAEKVDRVRQLAAKLSEKLDFSDEAKAVTDRAAEISKFDLVSHMVYEFPELQGFMGEKYALQKGEKEAVARAINEHYMPRNAEDRTPDSDAGALLSIAEKLDTIVSSFAIGIIPSGSQDPYALRRQASGIIQTLLARNWNLNLEELISLSSETVLNADIGKKSKSELMQELVSFFKLRIKYMLQEKAVRYDLIEAVLGNDIGSVPSLVKRAQVLESHKDAEGFKESIEALSRVINIASKAEDKGDIDSGLFENENEKALFSKYLSVNEELKKEVNEEEAFNLLISLKPEIDQYFEHTMVMDENQEIRRNRLQQMAHLADVIKKFANMNEIIVK, encoded by the coding sequence ATGAATAAGAAAGATCTTCTGCTGGAAATTGGACTAGAAGAAATGCCTGCCAGATTTGTCACTAATTCGATGAATCAGCTTTCAGATAAAGTGAAATCATGGCTGTTGGAAAAGAAAATATCTTTTGGCGAGATCAGCGCTTTCTCCTCTCCACGCCGTTTGGCTGTTCTTGTTACGGGAGTGGATACCGCCCAGGAAGACATAAATGAGGAAGCGAAAGGACCTGCGAAAAAAATTGCATTAACCGAGGATGGAGAATGGTCAAAAGCTGCGGTTGGATTCAGCCGGGGTCAGGGAGCTTCTGTAGAAGATATATTCTTTAAAGAAATTAACGGTATTGAATACGCCCATGTCAGCAAATTCATTAAAGGGCAGGAAACAGCTGCACTGCTTCCTGAACTTCAGCAGATTGTCACTTCGTTATCATTCCCGAAGAATATGCGCTGGGCAAATCAGGAGCTGCGCTTTATCAGGCCTATCAAGTGGCTTATGGCGCTATTTGGAAATGAAATCATACCTTTTTCCATCACAAATGTTCAGACTTCCAACCTTACAAGAGGTCACCGCTTTTTAGGGAAAGAGATTGAAATTAACAATCCTTCTGATTATGAAAAGGCCCTGCTGGCACAATATGTAATAACTAACCCTCAGGAAAGAAAAAGTGCCATTCTTTCACAATTGGAAAAAATAGAGGAAGAGCATGGCTGGGTTATCCCGGTGGATGAAGAACTATTGGAAGAAGTAAACAATCTTGTTGAGTACCCGACTGCATTATATGGCACATTTGAAGAAGAATACCTTGAACTTCCGGAAGAGGTTTTAATTACTTCCATGAAAGAGCATCAGCGCTATTTCCCGGTAAAGTCCAAAGACGGCACGCTTCTTCCTTACTTTGTAACAGTCCGGAATGGTTCTCATGAACATTTGGAGAAAGTGGCTAAAGGAAATGAGAAAGTATTGCGGGCAAGACTTTCTGATGCAGCTTTCTTCTACAGGGAAGACCAAAAAACGGATATTGCGGCATCGATCGAAAAACTTAAAAACATTGTGTATCATGAGGAAATTGGTACACTTGCCGAAAAGGTAGACCGTGTCCGCCAGCTGGCAGCGAAACTGAGCGAGAAGCTTGACTTCAGTGATGAAGCAAAAGCAGTGACAGATCGGGCTGCTGAAATCTCAAAGTTTGACCTTGTTTCGCATATGGTTTATGAATTTCCTGAGCTGCAAGGTTTTATGGGGGAAAAATACGCCCTGCAAAAAGGTGAAAAAGAAGCTGTGGCACGTGCAATTAATGAACATTACATGCCGCGCAATGCAGAGGACCGGACGCCGGATAGTGATGCCGGTGCATTGCTTTCCATTGCTGAGAAGCTGGACACAATTGTGTCATCCTTTGCAATTGGAATTATTCCAAGCGGTTCCCAGGATCCATATGCCTTAAGAAGACAGGCATCGGGTATCATCCAGACGTTACTGGCGAGAAACTGGAATTTGAACCTCGAAGAATTGATTTCATTATCTTCTGAGACTGTTCTTAATGCGGATATTGGAAAGAAATCAAAAAGTGAATTGATGCAGGAATTAGTTTCTTTCTTTAAATTAAGAATTAAATATATGCTGCAGGAAAAAGCAGTGCGCTATGACTTGATTGAAGCTGTTTTAGGAAATGATATCGGCTCCGTGCCTTCACTTGTGAAGAGAGCCCAAGTATTGGAGTCCCACAAGGATGCAGAAGGCTTCAAGGAAAGCATTGAAGCTCTTAGCCGGGTAATCAACATTGCTTCTAAGGCAGAAGATAAAGGGGATATAGACAGCGGCTTATTTGAAAATGAAAACGAAAAAGCTCTGTTCAGCAAATATTTATCAGTTAACGAGGAATTGAAAAAAGAGGTTAACGAGGAAGAAGCCTTTAACTTGCTAATCAGCTTGAAACCTGAAATTGATCAATACTTCGAGCATACTATGGTAATGGATGAGAATCAGGAAATTCGCCGCAATAGGCTGCAGCAAATGGCACATTTGGCTGATGTGATAAAGAAATTTGCAAATATGAATGAAATAATTGTTAAGTAA
- a CDS encoding helix-turn-helix transcriptional regulator, whose amino-acid sequence MVRKIELNKRQEKIIEIVKENGPITGESIAEQLSLTRATLRPDLAILTMAGYLDARPRVGYFYTGKTGAQLLTENLQKLYVRDYQSIPVVVNENVSVYDAIVTMFLEDVGTLFVVDQGSLLVGVLSRKDLLRASIGKQELNSIPVNIIMTRMPNITMCEKDDLLIEVAKKLIEKQIDALPVVRKTEKGFEVNGRITKTNLTKAFLALAGEK is encoded by the coding sequence GTGGTGAGGAAAATCGAATTAAATAAAAGGCAGGAAAAGATCATAGAAATCGTTAAGGAAAACGGGCCGATCACTGGTGAGAGTATAGCGGAACAGCTTAGTCTAACGAGGGCAACACTAAGGCCGGATCTGGCTATATTAACGATGGCAGGCTATTTAGATGCCCGTCCGCGTGTAGGTTATTTTTATACAGGGAAGACTGGGGCACAGCTGTTGACAGAAAACCTTCAAAAGCTTTATGTAAGGGATTATCAATCCATTCCTGTAGTGGTTAATGAGAATGTTTCGGTATATGATGCTATAGTGACAATGTTTCTAGAAGATGTCGGCACGTTATTTGTTGTCGATCAGGGTTCACTGCTTGTTGGGGTTCTGTCAAGGAAGGATTTACTGCGAGCAAGTATTGGCAAGCAGGAACTAAATTCCATCCCTGTTAATATTATTATGACAAGAATGCCTAATATTACCATGTGTGAAAAAGATGATTTGCTCATAGAAGTTGCTAAAAAGCTGATTGAAAAGCAAATCGACGCCCTTCCTGTTGTAAGAAAGACGGAGAAAGGGTTCGAAGTAAACGGCAGGATAACCAAAACAAATCTGACAAAAGCGTTCTTGGCTCTGGCCGGGGAAAAGTAG
- a CDS encoding pyruvate, water dikinase regulatory protein — protein sequence MKKLPVIYVVSDSVGETAELVTKAATSQFNGSDISIKRFPYVEEKIHIDEVISLAKLDNGMIAYTMVKPDMRKYINQRAAEEGIYAFDIVGPLMDQIQRACGITPLFEPGLVRKLDEDYFKKIEAIEFAVKYDDGRDPRGILKADIVLIGVSRTSKTPLSQYLAHKRLKVANVPLVPEVDPPEELFLVPPDKCFGLKISPEKLNFIRRERLISLGLSDNASYANIERIKEEIGYFEKIVSKIKCPVIDVTNKAVEETANMILSQYRKNFPKS from the coding sequence ATGAAAAAATTGCCGGTCATTTACGTCGTTTCAGACTCAGTTGGAGAAACGGCCGAACTTGTAACAAAAGCTGCAACGAGCCAGTTCAATGGCAGTGATATATCTATTAAGCGCTTTCCATATGTCGAAGAGAAAATACATATTGATGAAGTCATTTCGCTCGCAAAGCTTGATAATGGGATGATAGCCTATACAATGGTCAAGCCGGACATGAGGAAATATATTAACCAGCGGGCTGCTGAAGAAGGGATATATGCTTTTGATATTGTTGGCCCATTAATGGATCAAATCCAAAGAGCCTGCGGCATTACACCGCTTTTTGAACCTGGACTGGTCAGGAAGCTTGATGAGGATTATTTTAAAAAGATTGAGGCAATTGAGTTCGCTGTAAAATATGATGATGGCCGTGACCCTCGTGGAATATTAAAGGCTGATATAGTGCTTATAGGTGTATCAAGGACTTCAAAAACACCTCTTTCCCAGTATCTTGCCCATAAGCGCCTTAAAGTGGCTAACGTGCCCCTTGTGCCTGAAGTCGATCCTCCAGAAGAGCTGTTTCTTGTCCCGCCGGATAAGTGCTTCGGTTTGAAAATCAGCCCTGAAAAATTAAACTTCATCCGAAGAGAACGCCTGATATCATTAGGTCTAAGCGATAATGCCAGCTATGCTAATATAGAAAGAATCAAAGAAGAAATAGGTTACTTTGAAAAAATAGTTTCCAAAATTAAATGCCCGGTTATTGATGTCACGAACAAAGCTGTAGAAGAAACAGCCAATATGATCCTAAGTCAATACCGGAAAAACTTTCCGAAAAGCTAG
- the dnaG gene encoding DNA primase, giving the protein MAERIAEEKVNEIRQAVDIVDVIGDYIQLNKQGRNYFGLCPFHGENTPSFSVSPEKQIYHCFGCGAGGNAFSFLMDLEGYSFQEAALKLAEKGNVKLEIDAASAKSMPVDIQQMMEAHELLRKFYHHLLVNTKDGQHALEYLLNRGFTMESIEKFQIGYSLKSWDFVFKFLTKRKFPEGVMERAGLIIKREKDGNYFDRFRDRIMFPIFDRSGNTIAFSGRSLGADEPKYLNSPETAIFNKSKTLYNFHLARPQIKKLQRAVLFEGFADVIAADRAGVGNGVGTMGTALTEEHVASLRRNVQSITICYDSDNAGIEAAYRAANLLMEAGCQIRVALMPDGYDPDDYIKEYGEEKFRHDVIESSITFMAFKLLYLRRGKRLQNEGDRLLYIEEVLKEISRLDKAVERDHYLRQLANEFSLSLEALKEQQKQVYYTEKRKSSQKGTGAFEPQKRLQTPKRADSLKPAYHTAERRLIAHMLRNSDVAFKVQDMLQGNTFNIDEHQAIITYLLGFYEKGHTPDPSAFINFINDEKLKRIVVDIEMMSINDEISEQELSDYLKQVLNYQKMLKIKEKLNEEKEAERQKDYAKAALIAMEILHLRKSL; this is encoded by the coding sequence ATGGCAGAACGGATCGCCGAGGAGAAAGTAAATGAAATTCGGCAAGCTGTAGATATTGTTGATGTCATTGGCGACTATATTCAACTAAACAAGCAAGGACGCAACTATTTTGGGCTTTGTCCTTTTCATGGCGAAAATACACCTTCCTTTTCTGTATCACCCGAAAAGCAAATCTATCATTGCTTTGGATGCGGAGCAGGAGGCAATGCCTTTTCTTTCTTAATGGATTTAGAAGGATATTCCTTTCAGGAAGCCGCACTAAAACTCGCTGAAAAGGGAAATGTCAAGCTTGAAATTGATGCGGCATCAGCTAAATCAATGCCTGTGGATATACAGCAGATGATGGAAGCCCATGAGCTTCTACGTAAATTTTATCACCATCTGCTTGTAAACACAAAAGATGGTCAGCATGCATTAGAATATTTGCTCAATAGAGGCTTTACAATGGAGTCGATCGAGAAATTTCAAATCGGTTATTCATTGAAATCCTGGGATTTTGTCTTCAAGTTCCTGACTAAAAGAAAGTTCCCCGAAGGCGTCATGGAAAGAGCAGGACTGATCATCAAAAGGGAGAAAGATGGGAACTATTTTGACCGCTTCAGAGATAGAATTATGTTCCCTATTTTTGACCGCAGCGGAAATACGATTGCTTTTTCAGGGAGATCACTCGGGGCCGATGAGCCCAAATATTTAAATAGTCCTGAAACAGCAATCTTCAATAAAAGCAAAACTTTATATAATTTTCATCTGGCGAGACCACAGATTAAAAAATTGCAGAGAGCCGTTCTTTTTGAAGGGTTTGCAGATGTAATCGCCGCTGATCGTGCTGGTGTCGGTAATGGTGTTGGTACGATGGGCACCGCTTTAACTGAAGAACATGTTGCTTCCTTAAGAAGAAATGTTCAATCAATCACGATCTGTTATGATTCCGATAATGCCGGTATCGAAGCCGCATACCGGGCAGCAAACCTGCTAATGGAAGCAGGCTGTCAGATCAGAGTGGCACTCATGCCTGACGGCTATGATCCGGATGATTATATTAAAGAATATGGCGAAGAAAAATTTCGTCATGATGTAATCGAGTCCAGCATAACCTTTATGGCATTTAAGCTTCTTTATCTCCGAAGAGGCAAAAGACTTCAAAATGAAGGAGATAGGCTCCTTTATATCGAAGAGGTATTAAAGGAAATCAGCCGGCTTGATAAAGCGGTAGAAAGAGACCATTATCTTCGCCAGCTTGCGAATGAATTTTCGCTTTCTCTGGAAGCCTTGAAAGAGCAGCAAAAACAGGTCTATTACACGGAGAAGAGAAAAAGCAGCCAGAAGGGCACAGGTGCTTTCGAGCCTCAAAAAAGGCTGCAGACACCCAAAAGGGCTGACAGTCTAAAACCCGCCTACCATACAGCGGAAAGAAGGCTGATTGCCCACATGCTCAGAAATAGTGACGTAGCATTTAAAGTTCAGGATATGCTTCAGGGAAATACATTTAACATTGATGAACACCAGGCTATTATTACCTATCTTTTAGGTTTCTACGAAAAAGGCCATACGCCTGATCCAAGCGCATTCATAAATTTTATAAATGATGAAAAGCTTAAGCGCATTGTGGTGGATATAGAAATGATGTCCATAAACGATGAAATAAGCGAACAGGAATTATCAGATTACCTTAAACAGGTGTTGAATTATCAAAAGATGTTAAAAATAAAAGAAAAACTAAATGAAGAAAAGGAAGCAGAACGCCAAAAAGATTATGCTAAAGCGGCTTTAATCGCAATGGAGATTCTTCATTTGCGAAAGTCACTATAA
- the rpoD gene encoding RNA polymerase sigma factor RpoD, with protein sequence MAEKSARSKEVDTELTLEQAKDQLVEIGKKTGVLAYDDIAERLSQFELDSHQMDEFYEFLGDQGVELVGDNENEDPNVQELAKNEEEFDLNDLSVPPGVKINDPVRMYLKEIGRVDLLSAEEEIALANRIEEGDEEAKRRLAEANLRLVVSIAKRYVGRGMLFLDLIQEGNMGLIKAVEKFDYRKGFKFSTYATWWIRQAITRAIADQARTIRIPVHMVETINKLIRVQRQLLQDLGREPTPEEIAEDMDLTPDKVREILKIAQEPVSLETPIGEEDDSHLGDFIEDQDATSPSEHAAYELLKEQLEDVLDTLTDREENVLRLRFGLDDGRTRTLEEVGKVFGVTRERIRQIEAKALRKLRHPSRSKRLKDFLE encoded by the coding sequence ATGGCTGAAAAGTCGGCCCGTTCAAAAGAGGTTGATACAGAATTGACCCTTGAACAAGCGAAAGATCAATTAGTTGAAATAGGAAAAAAGACAGGTGTCCTTGCCTATGATGATATAGCAGAAAGATTGTCTCAATTTGAACTCGATTCCCACCAGATGGATGAATTCTATGAATTCCTCGGAGATCAGGGTGTTGAGTTAGTCGGAGATAATGAAAATGAAGATCCAAATGTTCAGGAACTTGCAAAAAATGAGGAAGAATTTGATCTTAATGATTTAAGTGTTCCTCCGGGTGTAAAAATTAATGATCCTGTCCGTATGTACTTAAAAGAGATTGGTCGTGTGGATTTACTCTCTGCAGAAGAAGAGATTGCACTCGCCAATCGAATTGAGGAAGGCGACGAAGAGGCGAAAAGACGTCTGGCAGAAGCGAACCTCCGATTGGTTGTAAGTATCGCTAAAAGGTATGTAGGACGCGGAATGCTGTTCCTTGACCTTATCCAGGAAGGGAATATGGGACTGATAAAAGCGGTTGAAAAATTTGACTATCGCAAAGGATTTAAGTTCAGTACGTATGCAACATGGTGGATACGCCAGGCCATTACGAGAGCGATTGCTGACCAGGCCAGGACCATTCGTATTCCTGTCCATATGGTGGAAACCATCAATAAATTGATTCGTGTTCAGCGCCAGCTTCTTCAGGATCTTGGCCGTGAACCAACACCAGAAGAAATTGCTGAAGATATGGATTTAACTCCAGACAAAGTTAGAGAAATTCTTAAGATTGCACAGGAGCCTGTATCATTAGAAACACCTATTGGTGAGGAGGATGACTCTCACTTAGGTGACTTTATTGAAGATCAGGATGCGACTTCTCCATCAGAGCACGCGGCATACGAGCTCTTGAAGGAACAGCTAGAAGATGTTCTGGACACACTGACTGACCGTGAAGAAAACGTTCTGCGTCTTCGATTCGGTCTTGACGATGGCCGCACCAGGACTCTTGAAGAAGTTGGCAAGGTATTTGGCGTTACCCGCGAACGTATTCGCCAAATAGAAGCCAAAGCCCTAAGAAAACTTCGCCATCCGAGCAGAAGCAAACGTTTAAAAGACTTTTTAGAATAA